A region of the Candidatus Marsarchaeota archaeon genome:
GATGAAGCGCGACGTGATGAGATGGCTGTTGAACGCATGCACGCTGCCAAGCAGCGAGCGCCTCTCGAGGAGCCTGGCAGGCTCTTTTATGAGCCCGGTCATCAGCAGGGCAGCCACGGCGAACGGAACCAGCGCGAGTATGAACGCGAACCAGTAGCCTATGTAGAACGAGAGATAGCCTGCCATGAGCGCGCCGGCAAGCGAGCCAAGGCCGGCCATGCCGCTGTATACGCCGAGCTTCCTGCCCCTTTTTTCGTCGCCCAGCGCCTCGAAGAGTATGGTGTTGAACGCTGTGTAAAATAGCGCGTACGCCATGCCTGCAGCAATAGGATAGAGAATGAAGCCGCCGACGAAGTTCGCAGCGCCTCCCAGCACAAGGAATATGACTCCCAGCGCCGCATAGCCTACGCCGCGAACCTCAAGCGATGTCGTCGCAACTCCGAGCTTGTTTCCCCTGCGCTCCGCGAACCTGCCCGAATTGTAGAACGCCATCGTCTGGATTATGTAGCCCATCAGCAGCACAAGCAGCACCTGGAAGTTGTCAAGGCCCTTGAAGCGCAGGCCCGCGGGATATGCCGTGTTGAATATGGTCGCGCTGACGTAGAACGTCAGCGTCGCGGCATACAGCATGTTCAGGTTGGTCTTCGCGGGCATCCTGAGCAGCTTTGACGTTGAGAGCTTTGCGATGAAAGCCCTCGTTCCGTCGATTGTCATTTTCCTCAGGAAGATGAAGCGCGACGTGATGAGATGGCTGTTGAACGCATGCACGCTGCCAAGCAGCGAGCGCCTCTCGAGGAGCCTGGCAGGCTCTTTTATGAGCCCGGTCATCAGCAGGGCAGCCACGGCGAACGGAACCAGCGCGAGCATTATGATACCGATTCCGACGAAACCAGATAGGAACGTCACCAGCATGAAGCCGGCCATGCCGCCAAGCGCCATGAACATCTGCAGCCTGGAGAAGCCCTCGGCCCAGCGCTCCTTGGAATTTGTCTCCATAATGAGCAGGTTCATCGGCATGCTGTTGGCAGTTATCATGAATGAGAGCACGCCGTAGCTCACTATGATCATGATTATGGACCTGAACGCGTACATCGCGAGCAGCGAGCCTATCAGGCCGATGAAAGAGAGCGCGATGAACACTCGGCGCCTGTTGTACGTGTCGATGAGCCGCCCCCAGAATATGCTCGCCAGCACCCACAGCGCATTCGAGAACGTTATGGCGTAAGATGCGTCAATGACGCTGCCATGAAGGTCAAGTATGTAAAGTATGACGAGGCTGGAGAGCGTGCCGTACGCAATCTGGTAGGGAATGTTGAGATACATCCATCTGCCAGGCCTGTCTGCCTCAGCCATCAAAGCACCAATGGATTCGCACTCACCCTGTCCCTGCGCGCATGCTGCTGCCTATGCATGCACTACTCCTGCCCCACGACATAGACTAGGCTGCCCTCAGCTACCGGCTCATCGGT
Encoded here:
- a CDS encoding MFS transporter gives rise to the protein MAEADRPGRWMYLNIPYQIAYGTLSSLVILYILDLHGSVIDASYAITFSNALWVLASIFWGRLIDTYNRRRVFIALSFIGLIGSLLAMYAFRSIIMIIVSYGVLSFMITANSMPMNLLIMETNSKERWAEGFSRLQMFMALGGMAGFMLVTFLSGFVGIGIIMLALVPFAVAALLMTGLIKEPARLLERRSLLGSVHAFNSHLITSRFIFLRKMTIDGTRAFIAKLSTSKLLRMPAKTNLNMLYAATLTFYVSATIFNTAYPAGLRFKGLDNFQVLLVLLMGYIIQTMAFYNSGRFAERRGNKLGVATTSLEVRGVGYAALGVIFLVLGGAANFVGGFILYPIAAGMAYALFYTAFNTILFEALGDEKRGRKLGVYSGMAGLGSLAGALMAGYLSFYIGYWFAFILALVPFAVAALLMTGLIKEPARLLERRSLLGSVHAFNSHLITSRFIFLRKMTIDGTRAFIAKLSTSKLLRMPAKTNLNMLYAATLTFYVSATIFNTAYPAGLRFKGLDNFQVLLVLLMGYIIQTMAFYNSGRFAERRGNKLGVATTSLEVRGVGYAALGVIFLVLGGAANFVGGFILYPIAAGMAYALFYTAFNTILFEALGDEKRGRKLGVYSGMAGLGSLAGALMAGYLSFYIGYWFAFILAGILAVAAGYLIATTVRARAGTAP